gtcaATTTCGTTATCCCCATTGGCCCTTTTctgtgttttttatttgtatagtGCAGTAGGTTTTCACTTTTCATTACTTGTTTGACGGTGCAATTGTTTGTCTCAACTGCTCTTGGCAATGCAATAGATGGCGCTGTTGCCTTGATGCTAAGAAATTTGAAGGGCTTCCTTTAGTTGTCTCTGTGAGCAGTGATTTCACCAGAATTAAGCTTTTAAGAATATTATCTGCCTAAAATATGCTTCAAGGTGCCTAGGTGTACCATGCACAGACAACATATCTAAGTAATACCTTGACAAAAGTTATATATAGCTTCTGGGTTGGGTTATTCAGGGGCTCTTGCTACTGTTGTATAGGGATGTTCATGACGGTTTATTTAGTccataagttaaaaaaatgcaCCAAAAactctggtttttttttttttctgcattGTAACCAGTATAATACCATCGATCAATCACTAATCAATTATCGATGATATTGTATCAATTaactataatttcaattttttaatgggtaaaaaaatatttttaaaatttaatcaaatttcattagaaattttatttttataataaaataacaaattaaatatgtaaaagttATCTATACAATCCTAATCATTTTAAGAAAACAGAAACAATATACCTTGGAACTTTAAGGCCAAGTTTGTTCAATTTTGGCCAAAAGGGAAACAgagaatgaaaatttatttaaagattaaatccgaataaaattataaaaaccaaacaaaacccaTTAACCACTTTTTGTATTCAATTTCATCAGTTACCTACTGTTGTACTCCTTCCTGGTCACCAGATACAGAACTGATGTACTAAAACTTAATAGCATAGCCaaaataattggaaaaaaaaaattgttttgtatTATGGTAATGATATTTAAAGAGCAAGTAGATTAATAGATGACACTGTTCCAAAATTATTAAAGGAAGCTGAGCTCTCCTAtcacttcatcttcatcatcaacttCACTGTCTGTCACATTGCTGTTACCCATCTCCCCTGATCATATGGCTTTTCAAAATTTGCTTAGGCAGTGTCGGCTTCAGGCTACAGCAgtgaattatttgtttaactGGGTTGTTGACACTGAAAAAgtgaacaataataatactCAGCGGCTGATTATCTTAATCTCCAATTGTGGGATCTTAAGACAAAAGTTTCTTTTGAATAAGGTACAcaaattgaacttttttttcctctctgaTACTTCATCTGATGTTGACTTGACCAATCCCTTTCggttttatattttgatttttgtcccCTTTGATTGTCACCAACTACTGTCTCAAATCTGGACcgtctagaaaattaaaattttaatccactGTTTAAAAAGGGTTAATTCTAGGCACATAACATAGAAACACAGACGTTTTGCAGGATCTGATAAAGATAAGCACTGGAGGTTGATTCTTCCTTCTGCTGACAGCTAAACCGAATGACGATTCTGATGACCAAGTATTGAAGCTGCTCTTGCTTAAACATTTATACAGCTGTTGTTAGGCCAAACGTTTTAAATAGTCCCAAGGTCACTTTGTACCTTGACAGTAAGACAAATATCAGTAAGGATgataaatcacataaaaaaggtaaaagtaaCACTTTTAAGCAAATCATACTTCAACAAATCAAAAAAGTTATATCATTTGAGAATAATAagagaatattaataaaataattcgtaaatttttaaattatttagacGATTTGTGAAATTATATATTcgaattagataatatattgaataacaaatattataaatgacatTAAAACCACTATATATGAGCTTTTGAACaaataaaagtaaaacaaaCCTTAACGAAGATGTTAAGTTCCGTAAAAGAATAAACGTAATGCTTTCTTGCAAGCCATATATTGACAAAATGGGAGAGTTGGTGAATTAGATGTTATAATATGTTATGTtggtatttgtttatttttccattTGAACGTAAtatatcattgtgttatttttacTCCTATATTAAAGTAACATATCAGCCCAAAATAGTCTTTAGCCATAGCCAGCTTCTCAGAAAAACAGGAGTCTCAGTCGCCCCATAAACAAAGCAGCCACACAATATGGACAAAGATAGTTGTTATTTTCCACTTAATTTCAGGGGTGAATCTTATCCGAGCCTCCAATCAAATCTACAGTTTGATTCAAACGAGtcaatattaaacaaaaattttaactcggttagagattaatttatttacttatctAATAATActattgatgatattatttattatattgacaatcttttaataataatataatacactagctcaatttgagtttgaaatcaaactaaacatTATAGCTTTAGTTTCGGTCATCCCCACTTGGTTTTTCATGAAGTAAATCATAATGGGAAGAAATTATCAGTACACGGATTGTTCTGATTGAAAGTGTAAAAAGCGAGTAATAATTAGTGTAGTGATGTGAGGAAGTggaggataaaataatatattagcaACAGGAAATGGGTAATTAAAATCATAAGAGAAAAACAAGTACGGACAGAAAGAGGGTAATCTTGAACAAATAATTGAGATGGGAAAGGATTTGGGTAGTACAATTGTAGGTGTAGGGGGCCAAAGCAAGTGAGAAAAGGAAGATGGGATGGGTGGCATTGAGTTCATAACCATAAACAAGAAACCCTCTTTATCCTTTTTGTAGCAGAACTGGCATGGCACAATAAGTGGATAAGAGCAAGCTGCTTCACTATAAAGAAGCCActattgatacaaaataacaaaacccACGCCCCCACGACAACAAGAATTATGGATCAACCCTATCAagtagaagaaaataaataaaaaattaagatttactaataaattaaaatttaaaacatgcaTTCTATTGTTTCAAATCCGATACCCCACCGTTGTCACTCACGCGAGACATGCGAGCCCCTTAGACACTTCCTTCTTGCctcttgttttcttttgaaTGGGGTCCTCTCGATTCAAAAATATCCTATATGAGAGAAAGAGAGGAGGAAAAAGAATTGGCGGGGATGTCTTTTCTGGCTTGCAATTTGTATAATAATGCAATCCTTTCTGATGcccaaaaaaacaaagcaaaaaaataataaaagtttctCAGATAACCCACCATTATTCAGTGCAAGTAATTATGACAAACCCAGTTAAAGGCCAAAAAGCTTCCGATTCCTCCATCTATGTAGTGTATAATAATTTAGTGCCTTCGTTTAGTGTGCCTAAAATGAGCAAAAGTTGgctgtttttattaattttctatatgAAGGTAACAGCCTTTCCTTTCTACATTATATTACTTCGTACATTTAGAACCTCAAAAAGCCTCAAATTATGGCTCATGAGGAGACAATCAAATCATATGGGCATCAAGATAGTTATGAAAATTTCACTCATTTTGTTTCCTCAAGTTTGGGATTCAAAGTTCTAATTGCAACAACAGAGGAGATTCCTTGTAAAACAGCAACccatttcttttcttcctcctagaaaaatattaagaaatgaaaacttgaaaCAAAAATGAACGCTGAAAACACAAGAagatacaaatatttaaaaaagtgcCAAAAATAAGACACATCCAGAGCCAGAGTACCCAAAATCCCGCATCTGTTAGGAAAattcataatcataatattCAGGACCAAGAAACAGAATCTTAATATCCGGTAAGTAAACCCACATGCATAAGACAACATCACTAAAAATTATTGAACTCTTCTCATCTCAACTCAACAAAAGGGAGCTCCTTCTTCACGGTGGATTGTTGGACTAATCTTCCAAGATTTACCGATTTGGTGATAGTCAGGTTTCGAAAAGTGGGTTTATTCCGATAGAATTTCAAATACAaggtataaaatttgaatctcATGTCCACACGTATTCCATGGCTTCATATGCAGAAGAATTAACCcacaaaatgaagaaaattatttataaaaaagcataaattttttaattcattggTAACCGGGAATTATATCACTGTACATTCCACGATCACAAGAAAAAAACAGACATGAAAAACTAGAGAGATTTTGAATTACATGGAGCTTCCCTCACCTCTTGATTAATATGGTAATTAGCctacaatttatttttcaaacaagATGCATGTTCTCAGTTGACAGCAGCGCTCATAGTAATGGCGAGACACTGATTTCTTTCTAGCTTGAGATCAAGAGTGTTCTCTCGGATTAAAGTTTTCTTCTGTGAAGCAATAAAAGTCTCTATTGCAAGCTTGAAATCTTCACTGCTCAAGTCATCTATGGCGCTCGACCTCCTCGCCGGTTCATTTTTATCCCCTGCTATATCCCGCTTCACCGCTGTCTTTGATCGCCGCAGCTCCCTTCGATTCTCCTGTTCCAAACGCTCCGACCGACTCCTTGTGTACTTCTTCGACTCACTCACCGTGTCGACGGTGCTGCATCGAACCGGAGAAATCACGTGCTTTTCCTCCAGTTCAGACTCCGGTAACGTGGCAGTAGGATTGAGAAGAATATTTTTCTCGACTGGAGAATTTACCGCATTATCCACACAAACAATTTGTTTGTCATATACAGTTGTTTCCTTCGGGTCTGGAGATTGTTCGGCCGCGGGAATACTCCGGCGAGAGATGTTGCTGTTGATGTTGACATACTCGTCGTAAAAATCTGATTTTGCCGGCGTTTGGGAGGAAACAAAGATAAGTAGAATGAGAACGTTGACAATCATTAAAACGAACAAAGACCGGCCGAAAAGAACGACGGGTTGGCAGAGAAATCCTTTGGCCATTTCAGCAGCGACGGGGATGTAAGTATAAGAAGACCATGAAAGCAAAGCCAAAGCCACGACAATTTctacaaggaaaagaaaacttTTCAACTTTATGTGGCGATTGTACCTTCTCATGGCTTCTGCTTTCTCAGCTTCAACGTTGTTACAATGAAAAGAACCCATCTACGAAAGCGAAGGGGGAGATGATATAAAGAAGACAGTAGTGTTTGTAGAGGAAGAGTGGGAGGAAAGTAAGATCACAGAGGCAGATTTTCAGTGCAAATAATGACAAGAAAGGGAAGGAAAGTGAGGGAAAATAATGAACTGATCGACAGCTAGGTGAAGCCTGCTTGAGTAGTCCTTTTTCGcgatggaaacttgagattgtgCTTTTATAGAGCAgaaaaaagttgtttttttttttattattattatttatttaaataaaaaatggaaataaaaataaaagaataacaagaGGAGTAAGTAAATGGATATGGACGGGAGGTGCACACGTGGTTGCAGTCACCAAAGGGTCCGAACGGCCGTACCTCAAACGCCAACGCCTCTGCTTTGCCACTGCCAGTGCCAAGCTTGTTGACCTCgtcatttttttccctttatgcTTTTCCTTTTGGCCAGAGAACTATTTCCCACGAAGGTTTGCTGAAAACTACTCTCTCTTCCtctaagtttcaaaaaagtaaaggtTTGTCCTtcattcatttttgttaataaaatttatacacagaagaataagaaaatcattttcaataaatttttaaatattctttttttttccttttcaaaaatttaaggGGCAAAtgtacttattaaaaatatcaagagtattataaaatataatattttaaaattgattaaatttttaataatttttagaagtctaaatgatatatttttaaactgatTAAGATATAATAgtgatttgatatttatattaaatattgataatatttttgtaatttcaataaatgggcaaaacaattattttaaaaaaactaaacaaattcaTTAACTATAGAAATTTGGCCTTTAAAACTTAATGGGTGAGAATTgttgtttcatcaaaccttgggtgggacatttAATTTGGCCCCTCGCTTTCCTTTCCAACCAGGGggtcctttcttcttcttcctcctttccctttttctttccaCATTCTGCCAAGAAATTTGTATTTCAGAAACGAACCCCTGAGTGCTCCTTTTGCATTATCTAATTATGATGCCTTTGGCAAATTGCCCATTTTGAACTAATTTCAAAGCTATTACTTAGTTTcaggatttattttattttttgtcggcaaaattttcacaaatattTTGAGCTTGTTGTTACTTCAATATCTTCCTAAATAATTTAATCCTGGGACCTGGGTCAAGCGTCAAATTTGGTGTGtggaaaatgacaaattaatttAAGTGGCTGTGGCTGATGCTTATGACAGGTTGTTGCCAATAATACAGGTTCAAATTCTCCGATGCCATGTACCGATTTTGGAATTCCATATATGCCCCTATTGGATTAATACGATCCGATAGTTTAAGAGTTCATAAACTAGAGATATTTAATGTTCAGACATATATAATATCCTTCCTATTTTATcgttataatatttgatttgaaatattatacaaatatttgatatcaaaccatgattttaaaaattagattggACCAATTAGCCTGATTTATTGAAGTTACACTCACCagcaaaatcaattttaatttgtttgaaaattgttattagagttagataaaattaaataagacaATTCAAATAGTTGAATTggataataaataacataaaaaattatctttaaaaaaaattattatagaaaCTTTAATGGGATACCTTATATATCAaacttgaaataataaaataacttatattatatatttaattatagattatataaaattattttaaatattatatttaaatatttaaactatatgatcattggttaaatagtttgactatttattagattagataatttttcttattaaaacgatgtgtttttcagtttcaaaattattgtatcaaacaaaacaaacaaccAATGCAAGGAatggtaaaagaaaaaatgaggcATGGGGTTGGTGTCGACGTGAATGTATGGCATGTTGAGTACAACTTTACATGGGAAAATCATGAGGTTCCAATTAAGAAAAAGTGTTGATGGAGAGACTGACGATGATATATAGTTGAAGGGACAACCGTGATTGGGTGGCTTGGCTTGGGACTTATATCGGTGGTTGATGATGATGTACAAAACCCATGAACTcttcaagaaagaaaagaaaaagggacaAACACAGGCCAATATTTCACGCCCTCTCTGCTGTACTTTCTTCAACACAACTGGGAAACAAAGCACACGGCAGGCTAAGAGAATTCAGTTTTGGTTGGAGACAGAAATATCACGTGACCCCTGAACTAACTCTTCGAAAGCTACTTAAATAGATTTATGAAAAAGACAGAGTTGGTTCCTTTTCTACTTTCATCTTCAACTGTAACATAATCCCACTTCTGTTCTCAGTCTGAGAAAAGACCCTCTGTCAGATCAGGCACGCAATTTTGCCTGTTCTTCATAATTGCATTTATCAACAACAGAGCGTAAATGATTAAGGCTTTAACCCTTCTTTTCCAATGCTTTGGTTAGAGGAATTCATCAGGTTAAGATGTCAATTGTGAGGCTAAGCCTATACCAGAAAGAGGCAGAAAAGTTGCTAAAATTACTGTGGGGCATGATATTTAATGAATaacttttgttttaaattgaagCTATAGAAATTGATGGAGGAATCAAGACATGGATGTTACCGTGTGTACAAGAAATGGGTAGTGTAGGTAGCCTATGCGCCACTAgcatcaataatttaatataccAGAAGATCATATGTCCGAATTGATGATGTTGCTTTGATTTACACATAGGACATAATTTATAGTGGCAAGATATTGTTAATTTTGACTTTTGATCtcgggtttttgtttttgaaaaatgtctGAAAAAACTGAGagataacaaatttatattgatttatgatctttaatttatatttaatatgagattATTGACATCAACATAATCTTTCAGTTAAGAGGTTTAAGAAAGATATTGAGAATCGTCTTCATGAATAGTATTACAAATGACATTGTCTCAATTCGTACATAACAAACCACTTAAAATCATAGAGTATTGTTTCTTTGGTTGTAGTGataacaatttattaaatataaaattttagttaaaccCTATCCTACCCCATACCTATTTATAAGGTATACTTTACAAAAATAtctattacaattttaattatttatcataatatcattgtcatatatgataatatatgaacgaaaattatataaaaaagatagttagagaaagaaaattattcttTAACTTTAGGATATGAATTTCTCTTAATCCTCATAACAGAAACGAGATGGGAGTGGAGATATATCCCATGATACAAGAACATGGACAGGGATAGTCATCCTTGCTCCTCCCCTCCCTATTGCGATCTTTACTTGATTTTTATTAACCTCACCATTTTATCTTAAAAGAAgtcttacaaaagaaaaaatgttttatatgtATCTAATGCCCTTAACTTTTACACATAAGTGGGCCCAAAAGATACAAAGGGTAAATTGTGAATTGACATATCCAGAATGAATCTTATCAAAACAATAGCATGATTAATATATGCTAATCTTTACAAGATGATGAGTAATTAAGATTAGGTAAAGGTGATGCTTTGATTGTTAAAAATTAAGCTTGCGTACAAAAGTAACAATCAGTTGGGGCCCCGtggaaaacaaatgaaaaagaccATTGTATATGCCTGCCCAACCTATTATTCTGATAAACCCTATTTGAGGCCAACATTTTCACACTGGGTTTGGGTCTTAATCATGTACTGTGATCAATCATATTGTTTGCCACCAACAACTTTACATGCATGCTGCCATTACTGAACCCTCCGGTTAAGAATTTAAGCAGGGTTAAgtattcttttataaatttaaggccaaaggactatgtcccacccaaggtatactttctttttaaatgcacccccgttaattttgaaaacctaatttacccactcatagaccgttaaaattaactgagttaattagttatattatttttcccttcaaaccctaaaaactaacaatttcctcccatcccaagttttcaaaaactatatctTCCCTCTAAGGTTTCCAAACCTTCagatcctatttttttgacGATGATCGACCATCTCTAAGTACTTACTCTCCCTCTCCGACAGCCCCTTTTGGTCATACATCTTCCGACGTCATGTGGCATCTTCGTAGACAAAGATGACGCTTCTTCGTCGAGACGAAGATGACTCATCTTCGTCTCTGAACGAAGACGCGTCGTCTTCATCGACGAAGAAACCTAGGAGGGGAAGACGCCGCATGGTCGAAAAGAGAAGAACGCCAGGGAAGAAGAGACATCGTCTGAAGATCATTAATCATTGtcgaaaaattcaatccaaaagtttggaaaccctgggggagaaaatattatttttgaaaatttgggttgaggaaaaattgttagtttttaatgtttgtgaggaaaaataaaataaaatttaagtttatttttaatattatagataaaatgataattttgcctttGAAACCGTTTTTTTAATAGCCTATGGGTAGGCAAATtggatttttaaacttaacggAAGGAA
This is a stretch of genomic DNA from Mangifera indica cultivar Alphonso chromosome 11, CATAS_Mindica_2.1, whole genome shotgun sequence. It encodes these proteins:
- the LOC123229180 gene encoding uncharacterized protein LOC123229180 → MGSFHCNNVEAEKAEAMRRYNRHIKLKSFLFLVEIVVALALLSWSSYTYIPVAAEMAKGFLCQPVVLFGRSLFVLMIVNVLILLIFVSSQTPAKSDFYDEYVNINSNISRRSIPAAEQSPDPKETTVYDKQIVCVDNAVNSPVEKNILLNPTATLPESELEEKHVISPVRCSTVDTVSESKKYTRSRSERLEQENRRELRRSKTAVKRDIAGDKNEPARRSSAIDDLSSEDFKLAIETFIASQKKTLIRENTLDLKLERNQCLAITMSAAVN